TTAAGGAAAAGGCCAGTcacaattttaaaagaacttcAACTTTTGATAGGTTGCTAGCGGGCACCCCCTTGTGAGAGACTTAAATCATACATTTTAAAGGCTTTGGATACCCCAGCAAAGGCAATTAAGACTCGTGCTGTTAGACTTTGCAGCTCATTTCATTCAGTCTACACCATATCCCCTGCTAACCAatccagcttctggctggcaTTCTGGAGGTTCATTAGGCATCATATAAATACTCCAGGCCACACTGCCTCCAGTGAAATCTTATAAGGAGCCTTTGCCTATTACTAAGAAACAATTATGCACCAAGTTGGATCTGCTGTCCTTAGTTGCCTTTGCAAAGTTGAATAAGTCTCCACTGTGGCAAGTAGACCAAACTCTGATAACATTCTTATGCTACAGGGGGGGAAGGCACTATCACACTAAGAATGCAAGTTGACCACAGTTTTAAAGTCAATTGAGTATACTATGTCATGGTCCAAGAATGTGCTTTTAATTGTAATTGACACACACAAATTACACAGTTAATCTGTGTGAATGCAAAGTTGCCAAGAAATTTAGCATTTCAGTTCTTCCAGACTGGCGTCTGCCTAGATGCAATCACacaaactaaaatatttcaagTCCCAATTGTTTCACATTGCTTAATGCAATAGGTCTCTGGGGTCGGTAAGGTAAGTCAACTTAGCAAATCTCATTTTCCTCTGAATTAAGTGATTGTCAGAAAGTGAAtcacctttccttttcctctcattAGGCATGCTGCAGTGCAAAAAAAAATTcctataaaaataactttttttgaGTCATTAGTGTAAAGTGAAGAAAACAGGGGCTGCCTAGAATTAGGGATGCTGAAATTTAAGGAGAGAGAAATCCACTGGATACCTTACATGTGTTAGTACAGTACTTTTGTTTGCTCAAACAATTCTGTTTTACGACAAAGGCACTGAAGGATTTTGACACCACCTCTTGGGAGTGCGCTCCAGAGTTCTAAACAGCAGACAGTGTAGGCCAGAAGATGTTTATGTTAGACCAGCCAAACTATAAAACTCTGCAACACGTCTCCCAACCCAGCATTTCCAGTGTTTATAGATCACTTTGCTATCTGCAAGACCTAGTTACTATTTAAAATTTagaagagttttaaaaattaatctttctCCTTGCGTGTTCTCACCTCACAGCTGAAATcccacccaggaggagcagacacCATCACCCCAGACTTCAGGAATCTAAGCTGGACCTCCACCGACTCCAAGCTGTGACCTGCTAAAGTGatcaacattttcatttttcacagCTTTGAAAGCCTCTAACTGGCTTTTCCATTTTGGACCATTCCATAGTCTGCAGGGAAATCATTGGTTTTCTGATGCTGAGTTGGGTGAGGGGTGGTGggctgacgtgtgtgtgtgtgtgtgtgtgtgtgtgtgtgtgtgtgctgaagtgTTTCTAGTTTGTTCAAACAGATTCACTGCATCATTTCCTTCAAAACGAGGAAAGAGGAAGCTGCCTAGCTTTATACCACAGTTTCATTGCCTTTGCCTGGCTTCACCCAACcattccctcttttttctctctttaccttCCCAGAATTCACCAATCGGTTAGAGCATTTTTGCCATGTGTGAAGAGTTTTGGCGGACCAAATCCACATGCCTGAAGTGATGCCCACGAGCAAAGACATAAAGATTTTCAACATTTCGACTGCCATGTTTGAGTCATCTGCAGAATACCGAAAGAGTGCCCAGTTTGAGATTTCATAGAAATAACAGGCAATCACACAGGTTGCAGGAACCGTGTACAGTACTGAGAAGACCCCGATCTTGACCATTAGCCTTTCCAACTTGTCTGTCTTTGTCCCATCTTTTTGAAGATTGGACCGAATTTTGAATAAGGCCACCAAACCTGCTGCAATGAACAGAGTTCCAATCACCAAATACGTAAAGAGAGGGGCTACCACAAAGCCCGTGAGGGCATCTAGGTTTTGGCTCCCAACATAGCACAGGCCAGTCAGTTCATCAGCATCCACCAGTCTCATAATCAAGATGACAATGGTTTTCACTGCGGGAATAGCCCAGGCCGCGATGTGGAAATAAGAACTGTGCATTTCAATGGCTTCATGACCCCACTTGAGTCCGGCTGCCAAAAACCAAGTGAGTGTCAGAATAACCCACCAAATGGAGCTGGCCATTCCAAAAAAGTACATCAGCAAGAAAATTATTGCACATCCTGTGTTCTTAAGTCCTTCTTGGATGAGAACGGGTTCTGCCGCCTCTTCAAAATCACAGGATATCCTTTCCCGGCCTACAGTCAGCCGAACAATATAAGCAATGCTATAAATATTATAGCACATACTGAGAAATATGATGGGGCGCTCAGGGTAAGAAAACCTGGATGAATCGATCAGGAAGGTCAGTACAGTGAAGGTGGTAGAgatgaagcagaggctggcccaCACAGCCATCCAAATATCCGTGAACTCCTTAGCTGAGCGGCTATATAAGCCAGCATCATAGCCACACTTGAGAACACAGTTGAGGCTCCTTTTCACCCAGATGTACTGATCGGAATTGGTTCCCACTGAGTGGCACTCTTCCCCCGGCTGGATGGGAGTTTTGTGGGGCAAGGGTACCTCTTCATCGCCTGGTCCTTCCATGCACATGTGGTTGTGGTCATTCTGGGGTGGGAACCTGCTGCAGTTTAGGCTGTCCGGCCAGGCAAACCCAAATTCTCTCAGGACTGGTTCACATCGTCTCTTGACTGAAAGGCACATGCCACCGCACGGGCCGATGGGGATGTTGATCTTTTCTGTGCACATTGGCACATAAACCGAACAAAGGAAGAACTGGAAAAGTAATgacaggaacaaagaaaacaatgagtGGGTTTGACAAAAGCACAGAGCTGAGTGAATGCTTCCAGGCAGTGTCCGTATCTATTTGTAAGCCAGCCTACTGGGAATATGTCTGTTTACTCTGACCCCAGACACTGCTGCCTAATAATCCATCACTTTTACACAGTTTCCTTAGTTGGGGGCCTAGTGCTCCTTTTCACAGGAGCATAAATGAGGAAATAACTAAAACGTGTCTGAGGAATTACATAACCTTTTTTTCACACAACCCTTAcgaaaataaacttttaaaaagcaacttCCAATAGCTCTCTTCTAGCTCCCATTTGAGAGACCTAGATAGTCTAATAAAGTCACTTAGGTGATGGGTGCCTGACTTTTATCCTAATTTCTCTGTCACCTTAAAATATAGATCCTGTTACCATTCTATTTTCccataatttacattttaactgTAAAAAGTCAATCCcaaatttaaacagaaaaaatgtACTAATTTGAGATTTTTGGACACAATGAGGAAATTTGGGTTGGGGCGGGGGTCTTTGGTCTTCAGGGATTTGTTTGGCTAGCAATTCCTCAATGATTAATACTGAAGCACAATAGGAAGATGTAAATGTTAAGTCCCTGAAATTGCAATAGCAGCAGGGGTGAGTCCAGTTGCTGTCCTCAATTCCTCCAGCATTGATAAACAGTCTCCTTGGCTCCTTACAGATGTTGTCTATGAAGTCTAGAGTTACAAGTAACTATTTTCCAGCATGTAAAGGGATCCAGTCTTGTCTTTCAAAACAGCTTGGCTGCCTCCCCAggatacatgtaattaaaaatatatatccctGCAAAAGCTTTTTCTCCAACAAAATTGCCACTGATGTCAACTATGTGTTGTTTCCAAACTGAGCATGAGAGAATCATTTCTTCAGCTTTTATAACCTAGTTTGGAAATCCTGGAACTTCCACAGGGATATTTCACCAGCAACAGGTCTAATCCCAACCATCTTCCCCAAACCACAATTCAGCTTTTACAACGACCCATGTAAAAACCCGAGCCTGTAAATAAACTGTATGTCTGTTTCTTATCTCGCTACAGCCAGAAATATAGATTTCTTGAGCGTTCAACCTGGACAACTCtaacctccatttttttttttttattaaagccaCTCGGCCTCACCGACCAAAAGAGGACTAGTGGtaagtttttaaaagttcattccAGTCCGCTTCCCATTGAGTTGGCTGTATAGGAGAAATTATAACTACGCTACATATGCAAATTACTTTTCACTTATTATTGTAGGAAGAATTTCTATATCATTACCCATTACCAAAGTTTTAACATCTTAATGACtgccaagaaaaggaaaaaagaaaaaaagaaaaagaaaggggaaaagaaaaaagaagttctTCAAATATGCAAACTA
This portion of the Apodemus sylvaticus chromosome 1, mApoSyl1.1, whole genome shotgun sequence genome encodes:
- the Fzd4 gene encoding frizzled-4; translated protein: MAWRGTGPSVRGAPGGVRLRLGLLLQLLLLLRPTLGFGDEEERRCDPIRIAMCQNLGYNVTKMPNLVGHELQTDAELQLTTFTPLIQYGCSSQLQFFLCSVYVPMCTEKINIPIGPCGGMCLSVKRRCEPVLREFGFAWPDSLNCSRFPPQNDHNHMCMEGPGDEEVPLPHKTPIQPGEECHSVGTNSDQYIWVKRSLNCVLKCGYDAGLYSRSAKEFTDIWMAVWASLCFISTTFTVLTFLIDSSRFSYPERPIIFLSMCYNIYSIAYIVRLTVGRERISCDFEEAAEPVLIQEGLKNTGCAIIFLLMYFFGMASSIWWVILTLTWFLAAGLKWGHEAIEMHSSYFHIAAWAIPAVKTIVILIMRLVDADELTGLCYVGSQNLDALTGFVVAPLFTYLVIGTLFIAAGLVALFKIRSNLQKDGTKTDKLERLMVKIGVFSVLYTVPATCVIACYFYEISNWALFRYSADDSNMAVEMLKIFMSLLVGITSGMWIWSAKTLHTWQKCSNRLVNSGKVKREKRGNGWVKPGKGNETVV